The Diceros bicornis minor isolate mBicDic1 chromosome 14, mDicBic1.mat.cur, whole genome shotgun sequence genome segment GGATGGTCCATATGGAAATTGTCCCCATAGCAAGCAAAACTATTACTGAATTTGTCCTCCTTGGTTTCTATGACATACTTGAGCTGCATCTCCCTTCTTTATTGTGATCGCTGTCTTCTATGCTTACATCATCATAGGGAATATGCTAATTATTGTGGCCATGGTTAGCTGCCAGAGGCTACACACAACCGTGTATTTCTTCCTGATTAATCTGTCCTTCCTTGAAAATCTCTACATTAATCTGTCCTTTCTTGATAATCTGTAAAGTGGTGCCAAAAATGTGGGAAGTCTTCCTGTAGGAGGCATCCATCTCTGTGGCTGGTTGCTTGTCCTAGTtctatatctttttttccctcagcatAGCTGATTGCTTCCTGCTGGCTGTCATAGTAAATGATTGTTGTCTGGAGATCAGCTACCCACTTTGCAACCCATTCCTTATGTGACCCAGATGGTGCTTGGAGCTGATGGACACAGCCCAGCTCTCTGGCTTCATGGTAGGTGGACTAGTTGTGGCCCTAATGGTCCATCTGATGTTCTGTGGCTTCAATCACATTGACCAATTTTACTGTGACTTTATGCCTTTGATGGTCCTGGCTTGCTCGGATCCCAGAGTGGCTCAGATGACATTATTCATTCTCTCTGTGGTCTGCCTCATTGTTCCCTTTGGACTGATTCTGACTTCTTATCCTGGATTGTGGTGCCTGTGCTGGATGCTCCTGCTGGAGTTAGCAGCTGAAGAGTTTCTCCACATGCTCCTTCCACCTGTAGTATCTACATTCTATGGAATTCTCATGGTCTTGTACATTGCATCTTCTGCTATCAGCTCCTAGATCCTCTCCAAGATCTTTACCCTGCCCTACACTAAGGTCACTACCATCTTCAGTCCTGTGATCTGCATTCTTTGGAATAAGATGATTCATTAGCCACTGAGAAGGTGTCTCTAGGTGTGGAAATTGAAACACTTGATTTAAGAAAGCGGAAgttgaagattttattttgcaGTTCAGATCTCTCCATTGCAAAGTCTTCCAAGATTGTTTGGAGAAGAAtaactttgtctattttgttgttgCCCTCTAACCCTTCTGTAGTTCCACTAAAAGAGAGGGTGATATGGCAATTTTCAAGTGCTAgatttacaaattttattttaaattctattatttctttattaaataggCCATGGATATTCAATATAGAAAAATAGTTCAACAAATACTGTAACACCAAAGGAAACCTAGAAATATTGGCTATTTATATTattgttgtatgacatcagattTTTGTTTTACATAAACAAGTTGGATTGCTGAGTTTGTAATCTAGTTTTCCAGTGAACACTATGTCATGGACATCTTTCAAGatcaataaatatgtatgtttttattcTTCTGGGTTTCATAGTATGGCTGAACATGATGTGTTTAAATAATCTTCTATTATTGGGACTTTTTAGTTGTATTCAAttctttcattataaaaacatCATTTATATCCATATTTCACTTTGATATATTCTTAGTACATGAATTGTCAGGTCTAAGgatatgcatatatttaaaaatttaaagctgAATGCATTTTACatattctttttaactttttattgtagAAAACTTCAAACATCCAGAAAAGTACAGAGAGTAGCATAATGAACCCTTAAGTAGCTATTATCCGGCTTTGACATCAACCTTTTGCCAATATTGTTTCAACTACCtacagttcctttttttttttgctggaaaacTTTAAAGCAAGTTTTAGATGTTGTGTAAGTGTTGTGTTGTATAAATTGTGTAAGTATGTATTCCGCATATAAGTATTTAGTATGCtcttaaactgacaaagacattttaaaaaatcatgtccATCATGCCATTATGATACTTAacaaaattatcaatattttcttatcATCAAATATATAATGCTTAAATTTCTCCAATTATCTTTaagtaatttcttaaaattaggaTCCAAACAAGGTTCACACGATGTGTCTTATGTTATGTTTCTTAGTACATTTATTTCACAGcaattctcctctccttttttttttttttgcgccATTGACTCATTGCCGAAGTTGGCTTATCTGTCCTGTAGAATGTTTCATGTTCCAAATTACGTTTATTGCTTACTAGTGGTTATGTTTTACTTCTATCCTTAAtatcttgtattttatataaattgaaagtTCAATAGACGCTTGATTAGATCTTGGTTAACTTTTTTAAGCAGGGTATACCAAGTTTGCTATGTTATTGCTGTTGCATTATATCATGAGGCACACAATGTTTGTTTTTCCCACTTTTAGTGATGCTATTCATAGTATTGACCACTGATTTCAGGTTTAAATAGCTGTTATAAAATCTTTGTCTACAGATTCCTCCATTTGGGTCACATCAGATtcagttttattgatttattttttcttgaatattgatCAGATTTTCCCATGAGTTTATATGAATAGTAATTTTTTGAGTGAATATCAGTCATTGTAGAAACTCTagattctgttatttttttttgaagaatgcTAGTTTTTGTTCTAGAAAGCTTTTCAATTCTAGCAAAATCTACTTGAACTTGAGTAGTCTTGATTTTATGCTGTAATAGTGTGTATCTATGTAAGCCCAAGGTGTTTTTCAAGCCTCTCTAACTTGGCTTGACTCAACTTCCAATTTCACTCTTCCCTGTGGACATTGTTAGGACTTGTTTTTAGGCTTTGCTAAGCCAGATGTAGAACAGATATTACTCAAGGATGTGGTTTTCACTCTTAAAGGTTGGGCATTCTGTGTCTCAGCTGGATGGCAGTGGTGTTAATGAAGTGTTAATGAGATTTCCCCAGTTCAGCAGAGTCAGAATAGCACATTTTCCTGGTACTGCTCTTCCCCAAGCCGTGCCCCACCACTcgtgactttttttttatttcaatcctGTAGCAGCTTGTCCCTGCTAAGTCTCAAATAGTCTTTCCCTTCACATGTCTGGCTATCAGTCACAGCTTACAGACCTCTCCCCAATTCAAATGTACTTCTGGGCTCCCAGAGGCACAGCTTCCCACACTCTAACACCTCATACTGTAGCCGCCAGCTGCTTCATCAGGGTTATTCTTCTAAGTTAGGGCTGTATCTAATCCATGTAGCTAGAGTTGTTTTCCTGAATAGAATTAATCATCGGGTACGTAGAGTCCACAATGTACAGTGTACAATAGCATGAACTATAGAGGGTAGCACAAAGAAACATAATTCATATTCTCTGCTTTGATACAGTGAATGGTATATATAGAGAGACAAGCTGGACTAATAGTGACAGAACTAGTTAGAGTgcattttctgtatataatacaATGCAATTgatcttttctctgcatctttgacaATCTATATCAGAAAGAAGAATCCGGTTTTTGAGTGATACATAGAtactctatttttgcaaaacaaaaGTTATGAATAAAACTTACATgggtcaattgtatggtgatacatggtaactagacttttggtggtgatcactttgtGGTGTATATAGATGTCAAATTATAaagttgtacacttgaaacttatataatattaaatacCAATTTTACGTAAATAAAAAAACTGCATGCATAAAAATTAGCAGTGCATAGtaaatagtcaataaatgtttgctgctggtgtggaaaacacacacacaaacttttaTGGGAAATATTCTTTAATTCTATTAAGCATAAACaagaatatttcttaaaaatcatcCTATTATTGCCAGTGTTTCGATTCTCAGCAATGACTGGTAGAATCTCTGCAGACTCCTTCAAATAtagcacaaacacacaaatagatAAAACGTTTTGAAAACGAGGCGTTAAAAGGGGAAAAACAAGTTTCCACTCTCTTACTCATGGTGATGGTACTGGTAGAATTTATGGGAATAGTACTGAAGATGGTAATTTGTATAGTGACCCTGTTAACAAAGATGGTATTGACTATAGTAAAGCTGATGGTGAGGATCTTCATTATTAAACTACTGCTAAAAAGGGCAATGGTAATCAAAATGGTGGTAGTGATAGAAATAGATGATCAAGTTTTAATAATATTAGTGTTACAGCTCATATAATCCACCCTCAGTTACATTATATCTATGTGGAATACCTAATTACATGTATTatattataatgtaatatatattatattctctttgacatattgatataatttttgataTAATAATTACATTTTATGTATATTCATCAGCATTTATATATTATCACTCTTTGATATGTTGTTGTTCAGTGCCATCCAGTGTCCAGCTGAAGAATGGAcagtcagagaaaaagaaaaatgtttgtattCACACAGCatttaggtatatatatatatacctaaaaCTGGATTGGATTAGCTGTTCTTTAATAGCCTTCTAACACTAATATTATTGAAACTTACTGTGTATAAATAAACTCACACCTTGAGTGGGACCTAGAACCTAGTTCTCCTAATTTCTGTATAGTGTTCTTTCCAATATATCATATAATGCTCTGTGACAGCCTTGCTGTTAACTGACTCACTTTGTAAATGCAATGGTAAAGTAGGGAAGGATTTTTCCCAAAATGCTTGGTTATGGGGATTATTCCTAATTCCACAAACTCTCTATGCCCAGAACTCTTTTCAGTGAAGTCTTCACATCCTTACTTCTCAGACTATAAATAAACGGGTTGAGAGTAGGAGTTACCAGGGTATACATGACAGCAGCAACCAGTTCCCCAGAGGAGTGAGAAGTTGATAGGGGTTTCAGGTAGGTGGCAAAGACTGTGCTGTAGAAGAGCATGACCATGGAGAGGTGGGAGCTGCATGTGGTCAGGGCTTTCTTTTTCCCCTGTTTTGATGGAACCCTAGCTACAGCATGGAAAATATGGACATAAGAACTTATGATGCAGAGGAGAGGACTGATTCCTAAAAACCCTGTCAAAGCCAACTTCAGTTCCTCATTGAGGTGAGCATCAgaacaagaaaattgaaaaagtgGGCCAAAATCATAGAAAAAGTGGGGAATCTCTTCGTTAGTATGGAAAGACAGTTGAGATAGCAACAGGGCATGGACAAGAGAGACACAGTGGGCCACTCCCCATGACCCACCCACCAGTAGCCCACATCTGCAAGGAGTCATTAGCAGTGGATAGTGCAGAGGATGACAGATGGCAGCATAGCAGTCGATAGCCATGGCAGTCAAAAGCAGGTTGTCCATATCAGCAAAAACAGCAAAGAAATATAATTGGGTCAGACATCCGGAGAAAGAGACAGATCCATTGCTGGTCCACAAATCCTCCAGCATTTTGGGGGCTGTGGTGGTAGTGAAGCAGAGATCTACCAGGGAGAGCtggctgaggaagaagtacatgggagtgTGGAGGCGGATATCAGCATCAATGGCCAGAAGAAGTAGCAAGTTCCCTAGGAGGCTCAGAAAGTAGAGGACCAAGAAGAGACCAAAGAGGAACTGCCATTTCTCTGTGTCACTGGACAGCCCTGAGATGACAAAGTCAGGGTTCTTGCTGCAGTTCATTTGGGACTAGGTGTGCTACAAGAGAGAAATCAGCATGAAGAGGATTAACTCACCGTCAGGGACTGAGTGGATAGTAACTGGAGCCTGTCTCTTGGCAATATGTTTTCATTATACCACCAATgtgaagaatggagaaaagaaactaaaatagCAGTGGAAGGGACAAGATTTGGACTTTATAAACAATAGTCTAAGTGAAGAGGCACAAAGATGAGGGAATGAATGAAACAACAGAGGCTTCCTGGAGTTCTTTAAGTGTATAGTTTC includes the following:
- the LOC131413468 gene encoding olfactory receptor 1361-like gives rise to the protein MNCSKNPDFVISGLSSDTEKWQFLFGLFLVLYFLSLLGNLLLLLAIDADIRLHTPMYFFLSQLSLVDLCFTTTTAPKMLEDLWTSNGSVSFSGCLTQLYFFAVFADMDNLLLTAMAIDCYAAICHPLHYPLLMTPCRCGLLVGGSWGVAHCVSLVHALLLSQLSFHTNEEIPHFFYDFGPLFQFSCSDAHLNEELKLALTGFLGISPLLCIISSYVHIFHAVARVPSKQGKKKALTTCSSHLSMVMLFYSTVFATYLKPLSTSHSSGELVAAVMYTLVTPTLNPFIYSLRSKDVKTSLKRVLGIESLWN